tcttttttttcagattgtCAAGCTCCTCCATTTTTATAAGATGTCATGTGCTTTTCTTTCTTTATGTTCTTCATGGAATTCCTACCTTGCTTCTTTTTATAATCAGCTTCcgttttttctttgaaatcgtCCATAGATTTCTCGATTACGTCAGCAAAACTTTTGAATTCCCGCCTCAGAGCCTCCACTTGGCACGCTCCTAGAGCAGACGACAGTTGTCCGGACAGATAACTCTGTAATAATTCCTTATAACTCCCAGTGGTTATATCCGCCTGTGCCTCGACCAATAACATCAAAAGGAAAATGAAACTCATTCTTCGTCTACAAATTTGTTAAGTTTACTTATTTGAAAACAGTTACACtgcatttttatcaaatataaaagtaTACTAAATAGAGGGGGAAAAgtaaagtgtacaaattgtgTAAAATGTCGCTTTATAAGGTAGATGAGcacatttcatttgataaaaaaaaaaataactgttgAAATGCTGTTTTATTCAATGAAAGTGTAggaaacatttgtttttcaaaataatgcatTCCAGTGGGTTTCCAAACAATACAGTAAAgctaaaatattgttttctaggaaaaaaaacaatcaaaaaagGCTCTTCTTCAGAATAGATTTAATAAAAACTAATGAATAATCAATCATATCAGACAGCAAATTTGATTTAACATAAAGATGTGTCATTGCTACAATTAAGTTGACTTACCTTTCTTGAAATGATTCAAATAAAAGCCTCCAATAGCTTTCcgttcaaatatatttatatcatttggtGCGTGCTCCGAAATAACAGCGTAAAGTTAATTTTCATACCatgttataattaaaaaacgACATGAACATATTACATCAAAACgatattttgtatcatattttattttaatctctCGACATTGCGTGCAATATAAGAGTGCAACTCTGGCAAATAAAAACGTGTGACTAAGACAACTCGAATTTTTACAATGTTCTGATGATTCCAGACGAGCAGGGACGGAGGTGAGTTCAGTACTTTGATCAACTACTACGGTGTATTTCCCAGTCAATACAGTCAAAAATAAGAACTGAATTCCTTGATGTTAAAACGTTATATTAATGTtggttgggatttttttttgtcttaacAGAGgtacaactttttaaaagtaaatgcttTTACCAAAACAATAAGGAAAAGATCATCTGAACAATAGATTAgtacacatatatatttatttcttttcaatcTATTTAAAATGTGACAAAATGCTTTCATATTCATATTGCACCatctaaaacaataaaataaagctGAAAAACTTTCGTGGCTTAAACAACATAAAATCAATGGCACCAACCACACATACACTGAATGATTAAGAAACACTGGTACAGCTGTACATGCAATGGAATAAGACTTCACATCGTACCAGATCTTCTCCTTTACAATTGTCTTGATACGTTtgattgatttacatgtaataaacaatatcaaaatactGAATGCTTATGCTTCACcaatattttacaaacaatatCACATAGGTGTATAGCAGGTTATTTAAAAGTCTGTGCAATTTAACAATTCCAAGAGTTAAACACATAAAAGTAAATAAGTTATAAGTTTAGGGACTTCAATATTGCCAAATCAGTTTTCAATGCCAAAATAGTCAAAATATAGCAACCAGCAAAAATAACTCGCTGCACCATTCACAAGGGTTTCCTTTTTATGAAAGCCCCAGGTTAAAATCACCTGCAcaacaaaacaacattatttaaagagggggttttaaaagaaaatgtctaaTCATTATAGACTCCCTAAATATTGTACAATAAATTATAACTTCCATTCactatgtatatttatcaaGTGCAGGTTTATCATCTTTATACACTAATTTCTCCATTGCTGTTTTCTggttaaacattaatttaatgcTTGGAAGTTGAAATAATGTACAGGGCTTAAAACTTTGGCCCATGTAGTATTGTCCTTACATAGAAAAAAACATCACAGATAAACAAATAAACGGATGTCTACCTTGTACCAACTAAATTGTTACCAGAACCCTATTCAACAAATATCATGCCTAGTGAATTATGTTAAAATACACAACAAATAGATTTTATGTGTTTGTTTGACACAACTGGTGATACTATATCAGtttcttaagaaaaataaaaatgaacttATCAGAATGCTACATGAACAATtagaaataaatatcattttaaaaatgaactttacattttataaaatgcagTAAATAGCAACACACCAATGATATGTTTACATTCAAACATGTTGTAACGatgaatatcataaaaatcaagTCCAAGAAATTTCAGATCACATTGTTGAATGCTCCAGCCCTCCAATCTAGAGTCAGACAGCAGTTAGCTCCCCTTTACACTTCTCACAACAGTTGAAAGTCAGATTGTCAAAGTTGGCATAGGGATGGTAACGGTTGGCCATGGctgaggtcaaggtcatttgattgGTTTCCTTCTCTGTTTCTCGAGACAAAAGCTGTAAATAATAATTGTACACATCAATTTCTTTTCTATTaccagtaagatttcaaaatacaattgGTTTTTTGAtaacaatcattttttaatgtattaatttGCCTTCAATGTTGCATAATTTTACATTGcaaattggtttgtttttttcatatttcaaaaactaCAATgctattttgaagaaaaaaaaaactgatcttGATTGTtcttattgaatttaatttttcagcttATGTATGCAtcaaacttttctttttcaatcaTCAAAATTTGTATTGAATGCAAATCAAaaccatttgaaaagaaaatttaggAATCTGAGAGCACTGACCTGGTGGGCGTAAGATTCGGCTAGAGTCAGATTGTCTTCCCAGGCCGGTCCAGCCTCTATCTGGATCACGTTGTCGTGGGGGAGGAGGCGGTACCGAATGTTCTCGGTCAGTCGCTGGTTCATAcgggcaaggtcaagggcaTTGGTGGAGGGCGGCTTGGTGGTTCTCTGAGAGGTCAACGGGTCAAAGGCAGATCTAATTTGTTCTAAAGAcctaaaattgaattaaaatcttataaaaacatattctgtCATGATGGGATGTTTCCCCTTGGTGGATCTCTTGCTAATACAATTACGATTTAATACACCCTTCACTATTCTAAATGTTTACTCTTTAtcattatgtctcccctttcaaaggggaaacATATTGTTTTTCTTCACTCTTTTTCCAATAAGTTGCCACAATGCATATAgacacacacatacatatacactgtagaacttttctaaaaatttaaacaaaatgctAAAATAGCTGTACTGAATAAGCGATAAAAGATCAAACAAATTAACTGATAATTTACCCGGTACCTAATAAATGACAGTAAAGGAGTCTACATGTATAAAGGATGTACAACTGATGACTTACTTGTAGGTCTCAAACAGGTTTCTCCTGAGTTCATGTCTCTCGTTCAACATCTGCTGCAGTGCATTATGGGATTCCTGACAGTTCATGGCTAGGTAAGCTTTATCCGCGGCCAGTTCGTCAATCATCAGTCTACAGAGCAAATACATTTAGTACATAGATAAAGACACAAAATGACTGCATAAGAAGAAATTCCGATCTTACATTCTGATacagtttctttatttacaGTTATAGTTAACTCTTTTACCTAATTGACCAAGCCCTACAACTAAGGACTGATATTCCATATCCATGTACCTACCGACTTGCCAGGAACTTGCTGCGCCACATGTCAGCCTGAATGGAGATCTTGTCCAAATGTTCGTAGTCTTCTGAATGTTTCTTGGAAAAGTGGCCCAGCTCCTTAGACAGCTGAGCTTTGTCTCTGTAAGAGACAACGGAATTAGTGCAATAACATGTATCAGTATGTTTACAAGTGAAAAAtgctaaacaattgtttaaaaatttgtaaaaaaaaattacttttgaaGTTGGAGACCCTAGACCATGCAGTAAAGATTTTTTGAGGAGCATGGCCCTTCTATGATTTTTACACATTCAGATATCAGAAGTGgttttgtaaatacatgtacatgactgtatttattttaatcctCTTACCTCACGAGGTGTTCCATTGTAAAATGTAGGTCATCACCAACTGATGCCACCAACAGTTTCTTCAACTCAGTGTTTACCTGAATTATATagaaatctttttaattcatacattcattttatcaacaataaacatttattaatatatataaaggaaaaaacaGGAGCTATTCTAACAGTTCATCATGACAGTTCATGAACTTGAAGactgaaaaattgaattgaaacaataattatttataaacataacACATAGATGCAATGTCTCCTCTCAAAGTAAAGCTTACTTTGAGCCATGTGTCTAACATATTTCATCACAACCTTCTTTATTGATGCTATCGGAAAATACTTTAGAGTTTTATGGATGCCCCTTTAATTACCTGGTGTTGTACATCCAGCTGCTTGGTGAGGCTGGTTATCTGCGTGTCCAGCTGGTTCTTCAGGGCCGCGTTCTCCTCCCTCAGTCTCCTGATCTCCTCGGACTCCGACCCTCCACTGGTAATCCCCGTGCTGTCTTTGCTGTCGGTCTGTACTAACTCTGGTGTCATCCTCACAGCAGCAGCCTCCTTCACTCCGACACTCTGTCTACCAGTCTCTGTGTCCCCTGCTTTAAGGGGGCTGACTTTGGACACAATTTTACCTCCATTTTCTGAAGAGCTCCCCCTAGGGTAGGGTTCCACATTTGCCACAGGTTGGGTATATTTGGTCTCTACACTGGGCTTTCGAGTCTGTGTTTGGAAGCTGTATTTTGGCAATGGTTGCCTTACAAGGACTGTACCTTTGTCTTCTAATGCTGCTTTGCTTTTCCTTCCATCTTTGCGTTTGTTGTGGGCCTCACTGGAGGTCTCCCGAATCACCTGGGGATTGGCTATGATAGTCTTAGGCCTGACCGAGGGCTCGGCCATTGTGATTGTGctaaaattctataaaaaataaagtacattaatCATATGCCTTGGGTTATATAgcgtgtatacatgtacataagatatttaaatattgttattcgTTGTATAACAATCTTTTTGTAGTTCATACATGTACGCATATAAATTCGGCCATTTTATCTAAAGGTAAAACTACATATATCTGCACTTAAACAAATATACTTTCATTTAGAAAACTTTCTCTCAAATTCATGATAAATGTATAACCTACCTCTGGTCTaccaaatttttacacagtaatCCTAAAACATATATGCCTCTATATTCCTAGTTTACTTGATAAATCCCATAAAATCTGTTAGGAAAGTAACAGCTAGTCAGAGTTGATTGTCACACAAACGTCATGTTTCTGTTCACGCATGAGATCCCTAACCACTTACACCTATAACGTACAGTTCTGTACAAGCCTCTCTCTGTTGACATGGTTAAGTGACCTTTGGTAACATTAAATCTGTCAGAACAATGCTTTTTCTCCAGGGTTACTCAATAAAACCTCCATTATCAATCACTCCCTCTCAAATCAGTCAATTTTTCCACTAGTCCTCTTACTCTTAGTGATCATATGTACTTGATAATATAAAATTAGCAACTGAATATTCAATAACTCATAGAAAAGAAATGttgttatgaaatatataactaTGAGACTTTGGTTCACTGTTAATTGATGGAGGGTAATGGAGATCATTGTTTAACTTTGTAAACACAGCAGACTTCCATATTAAAGTTCCTTATAACAGTGTACTTTTAATTAACAGACATATGAGtgtttaaatcataattttgaaaGACTCACATCATTAGgaagattttaacaaattttaacttAGTGGGCTGGGGATAGGATATATTATTCAGATCCTAAGCATTTATTCATCATTGCATacatcatcttttttttttcatcttcacAACATCAAGAGCTCCACAAAATCACAAGATGCTTTTTATGCAGCATTGCAGTGAAAATCAGgaaatataaatgaaactaAACTAAGTAATAAATACTATTATATTACAGTAGCATATATTATAATAGTTTATTATAATACATGATTGTATGTTGTATGCATTGTTGGAAAAAAGTGATTTATAATCacaaattgcaagttttttaaataattacattttgtgTTTGCATTTTAATAAACAGAGGAGAGACTCAAAGTCTTGCAGGTTCCGAGTCTTGGTACCTTGTATGGTACTAGTActaaaatgaaatcaatacaaaggaaaaaattctaaatttattcaatgataTTTCATCCATTTTTACCCggagaaattaaaatgaatgaaaacaaatttcttacagagattttaaatgggaaatgtttacatcttttctccctTCGGAAGTACTCAAgataccttgcacaatttttcaacgttatcatgcAGGTACTTTTCATGTCTTCTGCAatgctttatatttttttattgtgtattgaaacctgaagcagtAAAGGGGGTGtatcaaaacagataatctgtacttttttttcattctagaGGATGAACATAGTTTGGGCACAAAAATATTCATGATTATTGAAACAttaagcaaaaagtggtggaagcagaatcttgggacagagtatggtacatgtataattgtatcTGTAGATAATCAATACACAAAGATTCTGCACCTTGTCAAGTTGAAATAAAACGTGATGATGTGAAATCTGATAATGATGCAGCACACTGAAATATGAGAATGTGTTTCACCAGCTGTTCAACAAAAGCCCACGATTTTACTGTTTTAGTTCACTTGAGTTTGACCAGACCAGCCAGATTTTGATAGATAAATCAAAGCAATTGTGTGAAAATGCCCCCAAGTCAGTAACATGACATAGGGATAATGTACAAACTTACACCAAAGAAATTCTATTTGTGATATATATGTCAGAGAGCATTGTACCTCAAAGAAGGATTTAACATTCATTTCAACTAATTATTAATGTAGACTAGTCTTTTTTAACCAGTATATAAACTACAATACTATTCATAGaatattacagtaaaattacaatcaaaattgtcaatccagatatttcaattttgtttcagGAATACAGATCAAAATCAAAATGGTACTGCCTAGCCGGTGAATAAGTCTAAATAATCACTGAATGACTAGGAATAGATGAGCACATAATATATGTACGCTGTGATAATGCTGACTGTGAGTAGCACCATGTGCTACTGCTGTGATTTTGTTACAGAACCTAAGTATGATTGGTTATGTCTGGTtaatttaatattcaatattaaatataaaactatataaTAATCCATATCTTCATTTGGATTTGATCTATTTATAAATTTGAACATGTTGAACACACTCTATCTTTCTGAGAGAGCTGATCTAAACATATTGATTTTATTCGCAACTTCTAAGATGCATTTaatctattcaaatattattttacatgccagacatctt
This is a stretch of genomic DNA from Crassostrea angulata isolate pt1a10 chromosome 4, ASM2561291v2, whole genome shotgun sequence. It encodes these proteins:
- the LOC128180997 gene encoding golgin-45-like, yielding MAEPSVRPKTIIANPQVIRETSSEAHNKRKDGRKSKAALEDKGTVLVRQPLPKYSFQTQTRKPSVETKYTQPVANVEPYPRGSSSENGGKIVSKVSPLKAGDTETGRQSVGVKEAAAVRMTPELVQTDSKDSTGITSGGSESEEIRRLREENAALKNQLDTQITSLTKQLDVQHQVNTELKKLLVASVGDDLHFTMEHLVRDKAQLSKELGHFSKKHSEDYEHLDKISIQADMWRSKFLASRLMIDELAADKAYLAMNCQESHNALQQMLNERHELRRNLFETYKSLEQIRSAFDPLTSQRTTKPPSTNALDLARMNQRLTENIRYRLLPHDNVIQIEAGPAWEDNLTLAESYAHQLLSRETEKETNQMTLTSAMANRYHPYANFDNLTFNCCEKCKGELTAV